DNA from Solanum stenotomum isolate F172 chromosome 3, ASM1918654v1, whole genome shotgun sequence:
TTATGTTGCTCTgatcctccaaaaatgttgccgcACCTGTATTGGATCGTCCATAAATGAATAACATTTGGAGGATCCTACACGCACCCAGCCTCATTTTTTAAGGACCCGAGCAACATAGCCACAGACAGTATGGGAATAATACCAGTGGTTGTAAGAAATTGATTCAACTATTTCGTGTAGGATTCCTTTGAGGATGACAAGTCCAAAATTCTCATGATACTGTGTGCCAGCCCGGATCCTAAAGAGCTCCATAAAACTATCTCTACTCTAGAGTATGGTGCTAAAGCAAAATGCATTGTCCGTGGCCCTCATATGCCGTTGAAGGAGAAAGGTGCAGAAGATTCTTCATCAGCGGTTATTTTGGGGTCGAGAATTGCAGCTATGGATCAGTTTATCTACAAGCTTCAGATTGAGAACAAGCTCAAAGAGAAAGAGTGTAATGAAGCTAAGAGAAAGCttataaagaaagaagaagaaattgctACATTAAGGTCTAAACTTGAACTAGTAGTAGCACAAGGAGGGGTGGAGACAACTGAGGAGGATATCATTGTTAAAGTAAACGAGCGAACTCAAATGTTGCAACATGAATTTGAATATAAGATCCAACAATGTCAGAAAACGGCAAATGAATTCGTAGAGACGGAAAGGAGGAAAATGGAAGAAAGAATGTTCCAACAGCAACAAGAGTTTGAAATGCTTAGAAGGCGGTTGGAGGAGATTGAGTCCGAGCTTTGGCATTCAAGGGTTGGCAGCAGATCAACAGAAGTGGAGGAGAACAGCTTTGGGAAAAGGCTACTGGAGATGTACTCTGAAGACGCGGGAATGGTGAAATCTATGGATTTGGACAGATCCATTGATATGGACTGTGGAAAGAAAGCAGAAAGTAACACAGTTCAGGCAATCTTGGGCTATCCTAGCATAAGCAATGCAAGAGAAATTGAAGATCCTTCTATCTTATTGCAACATTTCACCAACAAATCATTCTTGAGCACTGTGTtcgaggaggaagaagaaggtaACGACAGTGAAGGGGATAAAGAGAATCCTTACGTCGAGGAGGTGCAAAAAGAGGTTATTGAGGAAAAGACGATATGTTCTGACAATGTAAGTACAGTAGAAGATCGTTCCGATGATCTTTCTAGTGACAACACAGCCCCTTCCAGAAAAGAGCTaattcaaaatatattcaaactctGCGGAAATTCTAGAGAACTCTCTCAGCAATGTACTACCCCCTCAGTGCCTGCAGAAAAGAGAGTTAAAGACACTGAATCGAAATCACCTCCAGTTAAAGAGATTGTAGAGGATTCACCTATaacaaaaaatcataatttctcTACTGAGAAAATAAATGATTCAAAGGAGAACTTCAACCCGAATTTAGGAGTTGAAATGGGAAGCTGCATCAAAGGAGAATCCAAAATTATCACTACACTAACGGGTAGTTTGGTTTGAAGACAAGTTATGATGGGATTAGTTGTGCTGAGACTATTTATCTTGGATTACTTATCCTGAGATGATTTGTTATTGTTTGTATCGTTTGTTGTATTAAAGATAATAGGCATTGTATTCTTTCTGAGaaaaagttgtttgtttacGAACATACACTCCACCTTATTTAACTtctatacatttttttatagaACTTTTGTTATAGGCATTTGCAATGTCCACAaaagattaattattttctacaatttatttttagccTTGTCCAAAATATGCAAAAACTTGATAAATCTACAGCATGCATATATAATATGATAGAATTGGAATGTTTTCCACTTGGTGGAAGATATTTTGGAAGCATTTTAATcttaatgtattattttttttaatatataggaTTTGATTGCTAAACAATCATAATTAAACTACAATTAAATAAGCATACAAGGATAAAAATTGCATTAAAATAACCATAAAAAGTGGACCAAAACTCACCAAAAACTCCATCAAAGCAACATTAAAAAAGTGACTTATAAGTTATGtcctcaaaaaaattattactttcaaatagaaaaaatcaaaaaatcgaaccaaatcgaTAGTGATCAAACTggagtttttggctaaaaacatcCCTCAAATATACTCTAAATTTAAACAACATCCTTTTACTACCACAATGAGCAAAAAACATCCCTTAACTATCCTAAAAATGGCCAGATTCACCCTTCCATCTTTTTTCTTGATAGAAACTAATGGTTAATTTCATTTCCTTTCATGTAAATGAAGCTAGAATTAACTATGGATAAATATGTGGCGTTTTTCACATATTAAAGTTGTAATTCTTCTCACgtgaatatgatgaaaaatacatagtaaaatatttataaaaagttcACATAGTTTGTATCTTAAGAAGCAAAAaggtcacataaattggaataaaaaaatattttttttatgtaatatctAAATAtcttacttttatatttttaaaaatacagtaACTAGTGtttatcaacaaaaataaaataaaaatagactaCCTTCATACTTTAAATTCCCTCCTTGTCTaggaaataaagagaaaattatacatttttttcttataatattttGTTGCTTATCTGAACAGTAATTATATAgagcaaaaaatattttacttgaaATATTTTGCTCACTTTGTACGGGACATCCTGGATGCTACTGTGAAGTTGAGGATGCAAACCTCTCTTCCTAGCTCATTCAATTTAGTTAGGATTATCTATTACTACTATAAGCTAAGAGAAGAATGGGAGCAAACAAAATAGGGGATTTGTAGGTTGATCAACCATTAGTTTTTTTGACAAAAACTAATTAAAGGATGACTCTTGCCATTTTTAAGATAATTGAGGGATGTTTTTTGTTCATTGTGATATCGCAAGGATGTGGTTTAAACATAGAGTATAGTTGAGGGATGTTTTTTTCCGTTTGGTTTGTTTGATTTtagaaattaaacaaacaactaaattggtttggttttggttttataAACTAATAACCAAACCATGAACACTCCTAGCCATAAGTTCTTTAGAAACCGAAGTCCTGCGAGGGGCATAACTTGGGAAtattataatacataaatatatatattttcgtccCTCTTacatttatttagtttttttatgaCGGGCATAAGTGTCATTGACCCGTTACATTTAAATCTAAATGGATTAgactaattatattttcataggTTAATTTTATGTAAATAGGCTGGACTGATTCTATTTTCATTGCCTAATTTTGTTAGACTTGTTCCACCCCCAAAAGTTGGAGTACACTCTATAAAAACACTAATAACTCAAGGGATTATTCAAGGCCTTGGAAAGGTTCAATGGAGCAAAGCATGAAAAACATGAGAattaatgaagaagaaaaggaggtaagaattctaaatttatattattttttttgtttgttattcAATTTTTCTAGTGATGGATTTTGTGTTTTTGGTAGTGCTGGGCATGAATGTGAGGGGTGGGTTGGTAGGATAGGGTAGGGTGTGAGATCTTATTTGCCACAATTTTAACATTTCGAGCTCTCCGAGGCGGATTCAGGATTTTGTGAGAATGAGTGTATGATCAGGAAGAGGTggatctaagatataaatttgatataaCATATTGTCAATG
Protein-coding regions in this window:
- the LOC125859591 gene encoding LOW QUALITY PROTEIN: kinesin-like protein KIN-10A (The sequence of the model RefSeq protein was modified relative to this genomic sequence to represent the inferred CDS: inserted 1 base in 1 codon; deleted 1 base in 1 codon) produces the protein MAPTPKNQRTPTPFSKLNLTQIPNSRTPQAKHRLNFTTAKPNSVAPVAAAAAAEHPIEVIGRIRDYPDRKEKPLSSLQVNPDRETLRVKTDGGYRDFSFDGVSLSEEEDIDEFYKKFVQSRINGVKLGDKCTVMMYGPTGAGKSYNMFGSSKQPGIVYRSLRDILGDGIEENDENNEKISVGTFVQVTVLEIYNEELYDLLSTNNGGGFGFGWSKGSSSKVRLEVIGKKAKNATFISGTEATKISKEIQKVEKRRTVKSTLCNERSSRSHCMMIIDVPTVGGRLMLVDMAGSENIEQAGQTGLDAKMQTAKINQGNSALKRVVESIANGDSHVPFRDSKLTMLLQDSFEDDKSKILMILCASPDPKELHKTISTLEYGAKAKCIVRGPHMPLKEKGAEDSSSAVILGSRIAAMDQFIYKLQIENKLKEKECNEAKRKLIKKEEEIATLRSKLELVVAQGGVETTEEDIIVKVNERTQMLQHEFEYKIQQCQKTANEFVETERRKMEERMFQQQQEFEMLRRRLEEIESELWHSRVGSRSTEVEENSFGKRLLEMYSEDAGMVKSMDLDRSIDMDCGKKAESNTVQAILGYPSISNAREIEDPSILLQHFTNKSFLSTVFEEEEEGNDSEGDKENPYVEEVQKEVIEEKTICSDNVSTVEDRSDDLSSDNTAPSRKELIQNIFKLCGNSRELSQQCTTPSVPAEKRVKDTESKSPPVKEIVEDSPITKNHNFSTEKINDSKENFNPNLELKWEAASKENPXIITTLTGSLV